One Bradyrhizobium zhanjiangense DNA segment encodes these proteins:
- a CDS encoding hydantoinase/oxoprolinase family protein — MLEGAEVRLAVDIGGTFTDIVLDVGEARKTRKVLTTPQRPEQAVLDGMRLILTDARAHISDIDVFIHGTTLATNAIIERRGAKTALIATDGFRDVLDIGTESRYDQYDLSIDKPKPLAPRSLRFTVPERIDAHGAVRLPLDEIAVRALAPKLRERGVESVAIAFLHSYANPEHERRAAAILGEEMPGISVTVSSAVCPEIREYERTSTAVANAYVQPLIDGYLARMADALQVEQFRGAIYLVTSGGGVTSIETARRFPVRLVESGPAGGAIFAAQIAARLGESKVLSFDMGGTTAKICLIEKYQPETSRVFEVDRAARFLKGSGLPVRIPVIEMVEIGAGGGSIAHVDAMKRVTVGPESASSEPGPACYGRGGQRPAVTDADVALGMIDPDAFAAGTIKLDPELSKQALLRDVGEPLGLSAETAAYAVHEVVCENMASAARVHAVERGAVVGQHTLIAFGGAAPLHAARVAEKIGVSRVIVPSNAGVGSAVGFLAAPIAYELVRSRHVRLDDFDTDAVSDLLQEMATEARALVEPGAAGAPVRERRAAFMRYVGQGHEISVELPNRRLATADLAGLRQKFEADYSAMFERPIPGAAIEVLSWSVLATTEARNPPAVAAVARKSAGKAVGSRKFFDGRAGEVIEIPLYRREDMAPGATIAGPAVIAEDETSTFVSTSFDAHIDGAGSIVMERKAA, encoded by the coding sequence ATGCTTGAGGGAGCCGAGGTGCGGCTTGCCGTCGATATCGGGGGCACATTCACTGACATCGTGCTGGACGTGGGCGAGGCGCGCAAGACGCGCAAGGTGCTGACGACGCCGCAGCGGCCAGAGCAGGCGGTGCTGGACGGGATGCGCCTCATCCTTACTGATGCGCGTGCGCATATCAGCGACATCGACGTCTTCATCCACGGCACTACGCTCGCCACCAACGCCATCATCGAGCGCCGCGGCGCGAAAACCGCTCTGATCGCAACGGACGGCTTTCGCGACGTGCTCGATATCGGCACCGAGAGCCGCTACGACCAATATGATCTCAGCATCGACAAGCCGAAGCCGCTGGCGCCGCGCAGCCTGCGCTTTACCGTGCCCGAGCGCATCGACGCGCACGGTGCCGTTCGGCTCCCGCTGGACGAGATTGCTGTGCGCGCGCTCGCGCCGAAATTGCGCGAGCGAGGCGTCGAGAGCGTCGCGATCGCCTTCCTGCACTCCTACGCCAATCCCGAGCACGAGCGCCGCGCCGCAGCGATCCTGGGCGAGGAGATGCCCGGCATCTCCGTGACCGTGTCGTCGGCGGTGTGTCCGGAAATTCGCGAATATGAGCGCACCTCCACCGCCGTGGCGAACGCCTATGTGCAACCGCTGATCGACGGCTATCTCGCCCGCATGGCCGATGCCTTGCAGGTCGAGCAGTTCCGCGGCGCCATCTATCTCGTCACCTCCGGCGGCGGCGTCACCTCGATCGAGACGGCGCGGCGCTTTCCGGTGCGTCTCGTCGAATCCGGCCCGGCCGGCGGCGCCATCTTCGCGGCGCAGATTGCCGCAAGGTTGGGCGAGAGCAAGGTGCTGTCGTTCGACATGGGCGGCACCACTGCAAAGATCTGTCTCATCGAGAAGTACCAGCCCGAGACCTCGCGCGTGTTCGAGGTCGACCGTGCCGCGCGCTTCCTCAAAGGCTCCGGCCTGCCGGTGCGCATCCCCGTGATCGAGATGGTCGAGATCGGCGCCGGCGGCGGCTCGATTGCGCATGTGGACGCGATGAAGCGTGTCACCGTCGGTCCCGAGAGCGCCTCGTCCGAGCCGGGACCGGCCTGCTACGGCCGCGGCGGCCAGCGTCCTGCCGTGACGGACGCGGACGTTGCGCTCGGCATGATCGATCCCGATGCATTTGCGGCGGGCACGATCAAGCTCGATCCGGAGCTTTCGAAGCAGGCGCTGCTGCGCGACGTCGGCGAGCCGCTCGGCCTGTCGGCGGAAACCGCGGCCTATGCCGTGCACGAGGTCGTCTGTGAGAACATGGCGAGCGCGGCGCGCGTGCATGCGGTCGAGCGCGGTGCCGTGGTTGGCCAGCACACGCTGATCGCCTTCGGTGGCGCTGCGCCGTTGCATGCGGCGCGCGTCGCCGAGAAGATCGGCGTCTCCCGCGTGATCGTGCCCTCGAATGCCGGCGTCGGATCGGCCGTCGGATTCCTGGCGGCGCCCATCGCTTACGAGCTGGTGCGCAGCCGTCACGTCCGGCTCGATGATTTCGACACCGACGCGGTCTCCGATCTCTTGCAGGAGATGGCGACCGAAGCGCGTGCGCTGGTCGAGCCCGGCGCCGCCGGTGCGCCGGTGCGGGAGCGCCGCGCCGCCTTCATGCGCTATGTCGGCCAGGGCCATGAGATCTCGGTCGAGCTGCCGAACCGGCGGCTGGCGACCGCTGATCTCGCCGGTCTGCGCCAGAAATTCGAGGCGGATTATTCAGCGATGTTCGAGCGGCCGATCCCGGGTGCCGCGATCGAGGTGTTGAGCTGGTCGGTGCTCGCGACCACCGAGGCGCGCAATCCACCCGCGGTCGCGGCCGTCGCGCGCAAGTCCGCCGGAAAGGCAGTCGGAAGCCGCAAGTTCTTCGACGGCCGCGCAGGCGAGGTGATCGAGATCCCGCTCTATCGCCGCGAGGACATGGCGCCCGGTGCCACCATTGCGGGCCCGGCCGTAATCGCCGAGGACGAGACCTCCACCTTCGTCTCGACCAGTTTTGATGCTCATATCGACGGTGCCGGCAGCATCGTCATGGAACGAAAGGCGGCCTGA
- a CDS encoding alpha/beta fold hydrolase: MTGIKQRIIETNGIRLNIAEQGEGPLVLLVHGFPETWYSWRHQIGDLAAAGFRVVAPDMRGYGKSDAPQAIDQYTILHLVGDMVGILDALGVPTAVIVGHDWGASVAWQAALTRPDRFRAIAALSVPFRPRAKAPPTSLMPRTETAQFYQLYFQEPGPAEAEFGRDPRATLRNMLFGASGDGVAAARAAGGTPTNLAMVPKGGGFLQGPGAPATSPSWISESDVDHYGEEFRRSGFRGALNYYRNLDRNWEITGALTGLQVTIPALYMAGDRDFLLSSPGTDQLLANLKTLVPGLRKVQMLPGCGHWTQQERPGEVSAALVEFMRALPSRS; the protein is encoded by the coding sequence ATGACTGGGATCAAGCAGCGAATTATCGAAACCAACGGAATCCGCCTCAACATTGCCGAGCAGGGTGAAGGGCCTCTGGTGCTGCTGGTCCACGGCTTCCCCGAGACGTGGTATTCTTGGCGGCATCAGATCGGCGACCTTGCCGCCGCCGGTTTCCGCGTCGTCGCTCCCGACATGCGCGGTTATGGAAAGAGCGACGCGCCGCAGGCGATCGACCAATATACGATCCTGCATCTCGTCGGAGACATGGTCGGCATTCTCGATGCGTTGGGCGTGCCGACTGCCGTCATCGTCGGGCACGATTGGGGCGCCAGCGTTGCCTGGCAGGCGGCTCTCACGCGCCCTGATCGCTTCAGGGCCATCGCCGCGCTCAGCGTCCCGTTCCGGCCGCGCGCCAAGGCGCCACCGACCAGTCTCATGCCGCGCACCGAGACTGCGCAATTCTATCAGCTCTATTTCCAGGAGCCGGGTCCTGCGGAGGCTGAGTTTGGACGCGATCCGCGCGCGACCCTTCGCAACATGCTGTTTGGCGCGTCCGGCGACGGCGTGGCCGCGGCTCGCGCGGCCGGCGGGACACCGACGAACCTTGCGATGGTCCCGAAGGGTGGCGGTTTCCTGCAAGGACCCGGTGCGCCGGCAACGTCGCCATCCTGGATTAGCGAAAGCGACGTCGACCATTACGGAGAGGAGTTTCGACGAAGCGGCTTTCGCGGCGCGCTAAACTATTACCGTAACCTCGATCGCAATTGGGAAATCACGGGTGCCTTGACGGGCCTTCAGGTCACCATACCCGCGCTCTACATGGCGGGCGATCGTGACTTCCTGCTGTCTTCCCCCGGAACGGACCAGTTGCTCGCAAATCTGAAGACTCTCGTTCCCGGCTTGCGAAAGGTCCAGATGCTTCCGGGGTGCGGCCATTGGACTCAGCAGGAGCGACCAGGCGAAGTCAGCGCCGCGCTCGTCGAATTCATGCGCGCACTGCCGAGCCGCTCCTGA
- a CDS encoding NAD(P)H-binding protein, which produces MREAILVTSAAGGTQGQTGRHVSEMLLRRGHQIRALVRQTDSRSDRLKSLGAEIFVGDFLDVRSVEQAAKDVSAIYFAYPVQDGLAEATAAMAFAARRHGISRLVNLVMYQSSIDAPTPRMRQNYLSEQVFEWAGVGPLHLRATVFYENVARLVGANLPERGAIRLPLGDESTILPLISAEDVARVAVGLLVGPKQVAGSAYPIIGSVNSVGDIVKAFAHVFDRDVHYEEITDAEWRSEVLSRGWNAHAVEHLSSLWKSLRAARLPAEAARFVATDTIEKIGGAQPKTFQQFVRERQSELLAPAAKA; this is translated from the coding sequence ATGAGAGAGGCAATCCTCGTGACCTCCGCCGCAGGGGGCACCCAAGGTCAGACCGGCCGGCACGTGTCCGAAATGTTGCTCCGGCGCGGCCATCAGATCCGCGCGCTCGTGCGCCAAACCGACAGTCGTTCCGACAGGCTCAAGTCGCTCGGCGCAGAGATTTTCGTCGGCGACTTCCTCGACGTCCGCTCCGTTGAACAGGCGGCAAAGGACGTCTCGGCGATCTATTTTGCCTATCCCGTCCAGGACGGACTGGCAGAAGCAACCGCGGCAATGGCCTTCGCAGCACGCCGGCATGGTATTTCGCGGCTTGTCAATCTCGTGATGTATCAGTCATCGATCGATGCACCGACCCCGCGCATGCGGCAGAATTATCTGTCCGAACAGGTTTTCGAATGGGCAGGCGTCGGCCCGCTGCATTTGCGGGCCACCGTCTTCTACGAGAACGTGGCTCGTCTTGTCGGCGCGAACCTGCCGGAGCGCGGTGCAATCCGCCTGCCGTTAGGTGACGAGAGCACCATTCTGCCGTTGATCTCGGCTGAAGACGTGGCGCGGGTCGCCGTGGGTCTCCTCGTTGGCCCCAAGCAGGTCGCGGGATCCGCCTATCCCATCATCGGGAGCGTCAATTCCGTCGGCGACATTGTCAAGGCGTTCGCGCACGTCTTCGACAGGGACGTCCACTACGAGGAAATCACCGACGCGGAGTGGCGCAGCGAAGTCCTGTCGCGAGGCTGGAATGCGCACGCGGTCGAGCACCTCTCCTCGCTCTGGAAATCGCTGCGGGCTGCCCGGCTCCCGGCTGAAGCTGCGCGTTTCGTTGCGACGGATACCATCGAAAAAATCGGTGGTGCACAGCCGAAGACATTTCAACAATTCGTTCGCGAGCGACAGTCCGAGTTGCTTGCGCCTGCTGCGAAGGCCTAG
- a CDS encoding TetR/AcrR family transcriptional regulator: MEPPQENADGLEARKRILNAALSAFMEGGYAQTSTLEIATRARVSKRELYSLFGNKEAMLVACITERAQRLKAPADLPTIRSRDMLAKVLAAFGSKLLTETTDPVVVAVFRLAISEAVHAPRVAHALDTVARKPIRDSLRMIMADARSKGLLAGDPDATTEKFLGLLWGDLMTGLLLQATNRPSTNEIARRASEASTALLKLYPKSS; the protein is encoded by the coding sequence ATGGAGCCGCCCCAGGAAAACGCCGATGGACTTGAGGCCCGGAAGCGGATCCTGAACGCAGCGCTTTCCGCGTTCATGGAAGGTGGCTACGCGCAGACGAGCACTCTGGAGATCGCGACGCGTGCGCGCGTTTCCAAACGCGAGCTCTACTCGCTGTTCGGCAACAAGGAGGCGATGCTGGTCGCATGCATCACCGAACGCGCCCAGCGGCTCAAGGCACCGGCGGACCTTCCCACGATCCGCAGCAGGGACATGCTGGCAAAAGTGCTTGCCGCGTTTGGGTCGAAGCTATTGACGGAAACGACCGATCCGGTCGTCGTCGCCGTGTTTCGCCTGGCCATATCCGAGGCCGTACATGCACCAAGAGTTGCGCATGCGCTAGATACCGTCGCCCGCAAGCCCATCCGCGATTCACTGCGGATGATCATGGCGGACGCCAGATCAAAAGGTCTTCTTGCCGGTGACCCCGACGCGACGACCGAGAAATTTCTTGGATTGTTGTGGGGAGATCTGATGACGGGCCTACTGCTACAGGCCACCAATCGCCCGAGCACTAACGAGATCGCACGGCGAGCAAGCGAGGCGTCAACCGCGCTCCTGAAGCTCTATCCGAAGTCCAGCTAG
- a CDS encoding NAD-dependent protein deacetylase, translating to MTNAPRANPPLQDFIGRHERLFVLTGAGCSTNSGIPDYRDSHGNWKRTQPVNFQAFMSDEHTRRRYWTRSLIGWRRFGQAKPNDAHHALARLEANGRCGMLLTQNVDRLHQSAGHRQVIDLHGRLDLVRCMGCGGKTPRDEFQHALGRANAAWLTLDAADAPDGDADLEHEDFSSFEVPACEACGGILKPDVVFFGENVPRDIVATAQDHLAQADAMLIVGSSLMVYSGFRFVQAAAQRNIPIAAVNLGRTRADDLLTLKVEERCEAALAFLL from the coding sequence ATGACAAATGCTCCGCGGGCAAACCCTCCGCTCCAGGATTTCATCGGTCGGCACGAACGGCTGTTCGTGCTGACCGGCGCCGGCTGTAGCACCAATTCGGGCATTCCCGACTATCGCGACAGCCACGGCAATTGGAAGCGGACCCAACCAGTCAACTTCCAGGCTTTCATGTCGGACGAGCATACGCGCCGGCGCTATTGGACGCGCAGTCTGATTGGATGGCGGCGGTTCGGCCAGGCGAAGCCGAATGATGCGCATCATGCGCTGGCCCGGCTCGAGGCGAACGGCCGGTGCGGGATGCTGCTGACCCAGAACGTCGATCGGCTGCATCAGTCCGCCGGCCACCGCCAGGTGATCGACCTGCATGGCCGGCTCGATCTGGTCCGCTGCATGGGCTGCGGCGGCAAGACGCCGCGCGATGAGTTTCAGCACGCGCTTGGTCGCGCCAATGCGGCCTGGCTGACGCTCGATGCCGCCGATGCACCTGATGGCGACGCTGATCTGGAGCACGAGGATTTTTCGTCCTTCGAAGTGCCGGCCTGCGAGGCCTGCGGCGGCATTCTCAAGCCCGACGTCGTGTTCTTCGGCGAGAACGTCCCCCGCGACATCGTCGCCACGGCGCAGGATCATCTGGCGCAGGCCGACGCCATGCTGATCGTCGGCTCCTCGCTGATGGTCTATTCCGGATTCCGCTTCGTGCAGGCTGCCGCGCAGCGCAATATTCCGATTGCGGCGGTCAATCTCGGCCGCACCCGGGCCGACGATCTCCTGACACTGAAGGTCGAGGAGCGCTGCGAGGCGGCGCTCGCATTCCTGCTCTGA
- a CDS encoding cation:proton antiporter gives MTTTININAYSDALVVLGTAGVVVPIVRHWGINPVLGYLGAGAILGPLGLGSLVRELPFLYWFTVADAQNVEGIANLGVVFLLFLIGLELSFRRLVTMRRLVFGLGGLQVLTTSAIIFGATLLAGQNSDTAVILGASLALSSTAIVLELLSTERRLATAAGRASFSVLLAQDLAVIPILVLVSVLGAGSGGSVVAHISSAILKAGVAVAFLILIGRLLMRPLFQLVAGTHSTELFVAATLFVIVGAGLAAHQAGLSMALGAFVAGLMLAETEYGKAIEATVDPFKGLLLGIFFFTVGMAIDFRVFMREPGWLLAAVIGVLAGKAIVLIILGRLFRLSWPSAIEIGFLLGPVGEFAFVSIGMAAALGLIEPRVSSFAVAITAVTMTLTPLLGVLGRRLAAKLGSERTLDPELTVRPPGDRAQAIVVGYGRVGKVVCSLLTSHGLNYIAIDNEAVAVARDRRDGHKVYFGDATEPGFLEACGLMQTTGVIITIQSRAAIDAVVERIRAVRPDVLIVSRARDADHARHLYAIGATDAVPETIEASLQLSEAALIGLGVAVGHAIASVHEKRDEFRLTLQQAARIAAQEKTRLLDSTGRRSPR, from the coding sequence GTGACCACAACCATAAACATCAATGCCTATAGTGACGCGCTGGTGGTCCTCGGCACTGCCGGCGTGGTAGTGCCAATTGTCCGCCATTGGGGCATCAATCCGGTGCTGGGCTATCTCGGCGCCGGCGCCATTCTCGGCCCGCTCGGACTCGGCTCGCTCGTTCGAGAACTCCCGTTCCTGTACTGGTTCACCGTGGCGGACGCGCAGAACGTCGAAGGCATCGCCAATCTCGGCGTCGTGTTCCTGCTATTCCTGATCGGGCTCGAGCTGTCTTTCAGGCGGCTCGTGACGATGCGACGCCTGGTGTTCGGGCTTGGCGGCCTGCAGGTGCTGACGACGTCCGCGATCATTTTCGGCGCGACGCTTCTCGCGGGGCAGAATTCCGATACCGCCGTGATTCTCGGCGCGAGCCTTGCGCTGTCCTCGACGGCGATCGTGCTCGAGCTTCTGTCCACCGAGAGACGGCTTGCGACCGCTGCGGGTCGCGCCAGCTTCTCGGTGTTGTTGGCTCAGGACCTTGCAGTGATTCCCATTCTGGTGCTCGTCTCGGTGCTTGGCGCAGGCAGCGGCGGCTCCGTCGTGGCGCACATCTCCAGTGCGATCTTGAAGGCCGGAGTAGCGGTCGCTTTTCTCATTCTGATCGGACGGCTGCTGATGCGTCCGCTGTTCCAGCTGGTTGCGGGCACCCATTCGACGGAGCTCTTCGTCGCGGCGACCTTGTTCGTCATCGTCGGCGCAGGCCTTGCCGCGCACCAAGCCGGCCTGTCGATGGCGCTCGGAGCATTCGTTGCAGGACTGATGCTGGCGGAAACGGAGTACGGCAAGGCCATTGAGGCCACCGTCGATCCATTCAAGGGCCTGCTGCTAGGCATCTTTTTCTTCACCGTCGGTATGGCCATCGACTTCCGCGTGTTCATGCGCGAGCCCGGTTGGCTGCTGGCCGCCGTTATCGGCGTTCTGGCGGGTAAGGCGATCGTACTCATCATCCTGGGCCGCCTCTTCAGGCTCTCGTGGCCGTCGGCGATCGAGATCGGCTTCCTGCTGGGTCCAGTCGGCGAATTCGCTTTCGTAAGCATCGGGATGGCGGCGGCGCTCGGCCTGATCGAACCTCGCGTGTCGAGCTTTGCCGTCGCCATCACCGCCGTGACGATGACATTGACGCCGCTTTTGGGCGTGCTCGGACGACGATTGGCCGCGAAACTGGGGAGCGAGCGCACCCTCGATCCCGAACTGACGGTTCGGCCGCCCGGCGACCGGGCGCAGGCCATCGTGGTCGGCTACGGCCGCGTTGGAAAAGTCGTCTGCTCGCTGCTGACCAGCCACGGCCTGAACTACATCGCGATCGATAACGAAGCAGTCGCCGTGGCGCGCGACCGCCGCGATGGTCACAAGGTCTATTTTGGTGACGCGACAGAACCGGGCTTTCTCGAAGCCTGCGGCCTGATGCAGACGACCGGTGTGATCATTACCATTCAGTCGCGAGCAGCGATCGATGCCGTCGTCGAGCGGATTCGCGCAGTGCGGCCGGACGTGCTGATCGTCTCACGTGCGCGGGACGCCGATCATGCCCGCCACCTCTATGCGATCGGCGCAACCGATGCGGTGCCGGAAACCATCGAGGCAAGCCTGCAACTTTCCGAAGCCGCACTGATCGGCCTCGGAGTCGCGGTCGGGCATGCAATCGCCTCGGTGCACGAGAAGCGGGACGAATTTCGGCTGACATTGCAGCAAGCCGCCCGCATTGCAGCACAAGAGAAAACTCGTCTCCTCGATAGCACGGGGCGCCGGTCCCCGAGATAG
- a CDS encoding SDR family oxidoreductase, translated as MPQTNRSTSFPSRLIGQYALVTGASQGIGRAVAIRLAQEGATVAINYFDHPQSAEETLALARTASGDRGHGRLDHIIVKADIGNEQDIAAMFETILARWKRLDCLVNNAGFQRESPSEALDVETYRRIIDVNLNGAVLCAQKALAHFVARGGGGSIINCSSVHQIIPKPGYLAYSISKGGMANLTRTLALEFAGQGIRVNAVGPGAIDTPINAAWTGDPEKRGVVTSHIPLGRVGTPEEIAAVFAFLASDDSSYITGQTIYACGGLTLFPEFRENWAS; from the coding sequence ATGCCACAAACCAATCGCTCAACCTCCTTTCCCTCGCGCCTCATCGGCCAATACGCGCTGGTGACCGGCGCTTCACAAGGCATCGGCCGCGCTGTCGCCATCCGGCTCGCCCAGGAAGGCGCGACCGTCGCCATCAATTATTTCGATCACCCCCAAAGCGCCGAGGAGACGCTCGCGTTGGCGCGGACGGCGTCGGGCGATCGTGGCCACGGCAGGCTCGATCACATCATCGTCAAGGCCGATATCGGCAACGAGCAGGACATCGCCGCGATGTTCGAGACGATCCTGGCGCGCTGGAAGCGCCTCGACTGTCTGGTCAACAATGCCGGCTTCCAGCGGGAATCGCCGAGCGAAGCACTCGACGTCGAAACCTATCGCCGCATCATCGACGTCAATCTGAATGGCGCCGTGCTTTGCGCCCAGAAGGCGCTCGCGCATTTCGTCGCCCGCGGCGGAGGCGGCAGCATCATCAATTGCTCCAGCGTCCACCAGATCATCCCAAAGCCGGGCTATCTCGCTTATTCGATCAGCAAGGGCGGCATGGCCAACCTGACGCGGACGCTGGCGCTCGAATTTGCCGGCCAAGGCATCCGCGTCAATGCGGTAGGTCCCGGTGCGATCGATACGCCGATCAATGCGGCCTGGACCGGCGATCCCGAGAAGCGCGGCGTCGTCACTTCCCACATTCCGCTCGGCCGCGTCGGCACTCCGGAAGAGATCGCCGCCGTATTCGCCTTCCTCGCCTCGGATGATTCGAGCTACATCACCGGACAGACCATCTATGCCTGCGGAGGCCTGACGCTGTTCCCCGAATTCCGGGAGAATTGGGCGAGCTGA
- a CDS encoding solute carrier family 23 protein, which produces MSTATGSDEQMQGYFPRWKLKTSGVIMPEERLSWGQTIVSGLQHCVAMSGSTIIAPLLMGFDPNVAVLFSGIGTLIFFVIVAGRVPSYLGSSFAFIAVVIAATGYAGQGPNPNLSVALGGIVGAGVLYGLIALIVMWSGVGWIERLLPPAVTGAVVAAIGLNLAPVAVKAVSAGTFDTWIGLATVLIIGVVAVAAPGLWRRLPIIVGAIGGYLLYLLFANGLGFGKPIDFAQLSAAPWFGLPNFTAPSFHADAIFLIAPVAIILVAENLGHIKAVGAMTGRSLDAYLGRALFADSLATIVAACGGGTGVTTYAENIGVMAATKVYSTLLFAFAATVSILLGFSPKFGALILSIPGPVIGGLSIVLFGLIAAMAGRIWVENKVDFANPANLITVAVALTAGAGDLTLKFGAFTIGGIGTATFGAIILYQILTLTVARHAK; this is translated from the coding sequence ATGTCGACTGCAACAGGCTCCGACGAGCAAATGCAAGGCTATTTTCCGCGCTGGAAACTCAAGACATCGGGCGTGATCATGCCGGAGGAGCGGCTGTCTTGGGGCCAGACCATTGTCTCCGGTCTCCAGCATTGCGTCGCAATGTCGGGCTCAACGATCATCGCGCCGCTGCTGATGGGGTTCGATCCCAATGTTGCGGTCCTGTTCTCCGGCATCGGCACGCTGATCTTTTTCGTCATCGTCGCGGGGCGCGTGCCGAGCTATCTCGGCTCGAGCTTCGCATTCATCGCCGTCGTCATCGCTGCCACCGGTTATGCCGGGCAGGGGCCAAACCCGAACCTGTCAGTTGCGCTCGGCGGCATCGTCGGAGCCGGTGTGCTGTACGGCCTGATTGCACTGATCGTGATGTGGTCGGGCGTTGGTTGGATCGAAAGGCTGCTGCCGCCGGCGGTCACCGGCGCCGTGGTCGCCGCAATCGGACTCAACCTTGCGCCCGTGGCTGTGAAGGCTGTGAGCGCCGGCACCTTCGACACCTGGATCGGGCTTGCGACCGTTCTGATCATCGGCGTGGTCGCCGTCGCGGCGCCGGGCCTATGGCGCCGCTTGCCCATCATTGTCGGTGCCATCGGCGGATATCTCCTGTACTTGCTGTTCGCAAACGGACTCGGTTTCGGCAAGCCGATCGACTTCGCGCAACTTTCGGCCGCGCCGTGGTTCGGCCTCCCCAACTTCACCGCGCCGAGCTTCCATGCCGATGCAATCTTCCTGATCGCGCCGGTTGCGATCATTCTCGTCGCCGAGAACCTCGGTCACATCAAGGCCGTCGGCGCGATGACGGGCCGGAGCCTCGATGCCTATCTCGGCCGCGCCCTGTTTGCCGACAGCCTCGCGACCATCGTGGCGGCCTGCGGCGGCGGTACCGGCGTCACCACCTATGCCGAGAACATCGGCGTCATGGCGGCGACGAAGGTCTATTCCACCTTGTTGTTCGCGTTCGCGGCCACGGTGTCGATCCTGCTCGGCTTCTCGCCGAAATTCGGCGCACTCATCCTGTCGATCCCCGGCCCCGTCATCGGCGGCCTGTCGATCGTGCTGTTCGGGTTGATCGCGGCGATGGCGGGACGGATCTGGGTCGAGAACAAGGTCGACTTCGCAAATCCCGCGAACCTGATTACCGTCGCGGTGGCACTCACCGCAGGCGCCGGCGATCTCACGCTCAAATTCGGTGCGTTCACGATCGGCGGAATCGGCACCGCGACCTTCGGCGCCATCATCCTCTACCAGATCCTGACCTTGACGGTCGCCCGCCACGCCAAATGA
- a CDS encoding dicarboxylate/amino acid:cation symporter, which translates to MTQVAIQPAVLRRHQPWYKILYVQVLIAIALGVLIGYFYPNLGKALKPLGDGFIALIKMMIAPVIFCTVVHGISSMGDLKRVGRVGLKSLIYFETVSTVALAVGLLVGEILQPGRGFNIDPATIDPNSVATYVTKAKEEGIVAHLMAIIPDSYLGAIARGDLLQVLLISILSGFAIAFLGKAGEPVADAIDKAAKMFFGIIRIIVRVAPIGAFGAMAFTVGAYGLGSLLNLAALIGTFYLTSILFVLIVLGAIARLAGFSILRFIAYIKDELLIVLGTSSSETVLPQMIQKMEHLGASRSVVGLVIRTGYSFNLDGTNIYMTLATLFLAQATNTHLTIWQELGILGIAMITSKGASGVTGAGFITLAATLSIVPDIPIQSIAILVGIDKFMSECRALTNLIGNGVACVVISLSEGELDRDALHETMAHPLEIGEALEPGGSA; encoded by the coding sequence ATGACACAAGTCGCGATCCAGCCAGCCGTCCTCCGCCGGCACCAGCCCTGGTACAAGATCCTCTACGTCCAGGTGCTGATCGCGATCGCGCTCGGCGTGCTCATCGGCTACTTCTATCCAAATCTCGGCAAGGCCTTGAAGCCGCTCGGCGACGGTTTCATCGCGCTGATCAAGATGATGATCGCGCCGGTGATCTTCTGCACCGTGGTGCACGGCATCTCCTCGATGGGCGATCTCAAGCGCGTCGGCCGCGTCGGGCTGAAATCGCTGATCTATTTCGAGACGGTTTCGACCGTCGCGCTTGCGGTCGGTCTGCTCGTCGGCGAGATTCTCCAGCCCGGGCGCGGCTTCAACATCGATCCCGCCACGATCGATCCGAACTCGGTGGCGACCTACGTCACCAAGGCCAAGGAAGAGGGCATCGTCGCCCATCTGATGGCGATCATCCCCGACAGCTATCTGGGCGCCATCGCGCGGGGCGACCTGCTTCAGGTGCTGTTGATCTCGATCCTGTCGGGCTTCGCCATCGCTTTCCTCGGCAAGGCCGGCGAGCCCGTCGCGGACGCGATCGACAAGGCCGCAAAAATGTTCTTCGGCATCATCCGCATCATCGTGCGCGTGGCGCCGATCGGCGCCTTCGGCGCGATGGCCTTCACCGTCGGCGCCTACGGGCTCGGCTCACTGCTCAACCTCGCCGCGCTGATCGGCACATTCTACCTGACCAGCATCCTGTTCGTGCTGATCGTGCTGGGCGCGATCGCACGGCTCGCCGGTTTCTCGATCCTGCGCTTCATCGCCTACATCAAGGACGAGCTGCTGATCGTGCTCGGCACCTCGTCCTCGGAGACGGTGCTGCCGCAGATGATCCAGAAGATGGAGCATCTCGGTGCCTCGCGCTCGGTGGTCGGCCTCGTCATCCGAACCGGCTACAGCTTCAATCTCGACGGCACCAACATCTACATGACGCTGGCGACGCTGTTCCTGGCGCAGGCCACCAACACCCATCTGACCATCTGGCAGGAGCTTGGCATTTTGGGCATCGCCATGATCACCTCGAAGGGTGCATCGGGCGTGACCGGCGCCGGCTTCATTACGCTCGCCGCGACGCTCTCGATCGTGCCTGATATCCCGATCCAGTCGATCGCGATCCTGGTCGGTATCGACAAGTTCATGAGCGAATGCCGTGCGCTCACCAATCTGATCGGCAATGGCGTCGCCTGCGTCGTCATCAGCCTCTCCGAAGGCGAGCTCGACCGCGACGCCCTGCACGAGACCATGGCCCATCCGCTGGAGATCGGCGAGGCGCTGGAACCGGGTGGCAGTGCATAG